The Acidobacteriota bacterium genome has a window encoding:
- the coaBC gene encoding bifunctional phosphopantothenoylcysteine decarboxylase/phosphopantothenate--cysteine ligase CoaBC: MTAPRILLGVSGGIAAYKAADLVRALVKAGAEVQVILTEAARSFVTPMTLATLSGRPVRLSEFDDPASPEIGHIELARWGDALVVAPATANTLARFARGLADDLLSAVYLAFDGPVVVAPAMNPKMWDHPETRASIERLGHRGVTVIEPEEGLVACGDEGAGRLAPLERIAEAALAAARRRRSLAGIRVVVTAGPTWEPIDPVRYVGNRSSGKMGYAIAAAARARGAEVVLISGPCALAPPWGVRVVPVETAAQMREAVLAEAAGAGVVVMAAAVADHRPAEPAAEKISRKGRPFSLSLEPNPDILTELCRRREPGQVIVGFAAETGDAERKGREKRARKGCDLIAVNDVAEAGSGFGTDTNRITLIDGEGRADRWPLLPKRAAAERLLDAIEARLGRGDAR; this comes from the coding sequence ATGACGGCACCCCGGATCCTCCTCGGCGTCAGCGGCGGCATCGCCGCCTACAAGGCGGCCGACCTGGTCCGCGCCCTGGTCAAGGCGGGCGCCGAGGTGCAGGTGATCCTGACGGAGGCGGCCCGCTCGTTCGTCACGCCGATGACGCTGGCGACCCTCTCGGGACGCCCGGTCCGCCTCTCCGAGTTCGACGACCCGGCCTCGCCCGAGATCGGCCACATCGAGCTGGCGCGCTGGGGCGATGCGCTCGTCGTCGCGCCGGCGACCGCCAACACGCTCGCGCGCTTCGCCCGCGGGCTCGCCGACGACCTCCTCTCGGCGGTCTATCTCGCGTTCGACGGGCCGGTCGTCGTCGCCCCGGCGATGAATCCGAAGATGTGGGACCACCCGGAGACCCGCGCCTCGATCGAGCGGCTCGGGCACCGCGGCGTGACCGTGATCGAGCCGGAGGAGGGACTCGTCGCCTGCGGCGACGAGGGGGCGGGGCGCCTGGCGCCGCTGGAGCGGATCGCGGAGGCCGCGCTCGCCGCCGCCCGCCGCCGCCGATCGCTCGCGGGAATCCGGGTCGTCGTCACCGCCGGCCCGACGTGGGAGCCGATCGATCCGGTCCGCTACGTCGGGAACCGCTCCTCCGGAAAGATGGGCTACGCCATCGCCGCCGCCGCCCGAGCGAGGGGCGCCGAGGTCGTCCTGATCAGCGGTCCGTGCGCGCTCGCCCCGCCGTGGGGCGTGCGCGTGGTCCCGGTGGAGACGGCGGCGCAGATGAGAGAGGCGGTCCTGGCCGAGGCGGCCGGCGCCGGGGTCGTCGTGATGGCGGCCGCGGTGGCCGACCACCGGCCGGCCGAACCGGCCGCCGAGAAGATCTCCCGCAAGGGGCGCCCCTTTTCGCTCTCCCTCGAACCCAATCCCGACATCCTCACCGAGCTGTGCCGGCGGCGGGAGCCGGGCCAGGTGATCGTCGGCTTCGCCGCCGAGACCGGCGACGCGGAACGCAAGGGGCGCGAGAAGCGGGCGCGGAAGGGCTGCGATCTGATCGCCGTCAACGACGTCGCCGAGGCGGGATCGGGATTCGGGACCGACACCAACCGCATCACGCTGATCGACGGCGAGGGGCGAGCCGACCGCTGGCCGCTGCTCCCGAAGCGGGCGGCCGCGGAGCGGCTGCTCGACGCGATCGAGGCCCGGCTGGGGAGGGGCGATGCGCGGTGA
- a CDS encoding guanylate kinase: MSATGRLFVLTAPSGAGKSTLVARLLGAVERLVFSVSWTTRPPRPGERDGREYRFTDRENFRRMVEAGAFLEWAEVHGELYGTARADVERELAAGRDVLLDIDVQGAEQLRRRGADALFVFLLPPDRETLERRLRGRHTEDEARLARRLKNAAREVRLFDRFDYVVVNDDLDRAAEELVAIVRADRARIARRRAEAERIVSTFPPAEEGG; encoded by the coding sequence ATGAGCGCGACCGGCCGGCTGTTCGTCCTGACGGCCCCCTCCGGTGCGGGGAAGAGCACCCTCGTGGCGCGCCTTTTGGGCGCGGTCGAACGGCTCGTCTTCTCGGTCTCCTGGACCACCCGCCCCCCGAGGCCGGGAGAGCGGGACGGCCGGGAGTATCGATTCACCGACCGGGAGAACTTCCGGCGCATGGTCGAGGCAGGGGCCTTCCTCGAGTGGGCGGAGGTGCACGGTGAGCTGTACGGGACGGCGCGGGCGGACGTCGAGCGGGAGCTGGCGGCGGGACGGGACGTGCTTCTCGACATCGACGTCCAGGGCGCCGAGCAGCTCCGCCGGCGCGGTGCCGACGCCCTGTTCGTCTTCCTCCTTCCGCCCGATCGCGAGACGCTCGAGCGGCGCCTGCGCGGCCGGCACACCGAGGACGAGGCCCGCCTCGCGCGGCGCCTGAAGAACGCGGCCCGCGAGGTGCGCCTGTTCGACCGGTTCGACTACGTCGTCGTCAACGACGACCTGGACCGCGCGGCGGAGGAGCTGGTCGCGATCGTGCGCGCCGACCGGGCGCGGATCGCACGGCGGCGGGCGGAGGCCGAGCGGATCGTCTCCACCTTCCCGCCGGCGGAGGAGGGGGGATGA